One stretch of Sphingomonas rosea DNA includes these proteins:
- the murJ gene encoding murein biosynthesis integral membrane protein MurJ — protein sequence MNLLKSTGTIGGLTMVSRILGFGREMLTSRILGASNATDAFVVAFRLPNTFRRLFGEGAFSAGFVPLFSQRLHGENGAEEARKFSEEVLAVFLPTLIIFTLVFQVIMGPFVAALSGYVGDKLEFTTFLTRITFPYLLLISLVSLFSGILNSLTRFTAAAFAPALLNLMMMLALLVVPDGGKPSATALAVAVTVGGVIQLALLLIATKRAGISLRLRRPRMTPGVRQFVRVVIPATLGAGVYQISAFIDTFFLTRLGTGAPSYFNFADRLNQLPLGVIGAALGTAILPQISRHVGAGEPDKAATIQAQAAELAMLLCLPAALALCAAAGPLVGALFQGGRFSAEDTAITAQVLAIIVLGLPAYVLVKVLTPGFYSRQDTGTPVKIAALVLVANVVLNFALIPVFGIAGLSAVVAFTSWLNCAILYVILHRRGHFRMPGWLMTRILRQFLAGGVMVAAIYGVRLVIGDWFTGGFGHRILGLGALIGSGLAVYFPLVWVLGGVDKEAFRTLLRRKKPVADAG from the coding sequence ATGAATCTCCTCAAATCGACCGGCACGATCGGCGGCCTGACGATGGTCAGCCGCATCCTCGGCTTCGGCCGCGAGATGCTGACTTCGCGCATCCTCGGCGCGAGCAACGCCACCGACGCGTTCGTGGTCGCCTTCCGGCTTCCCAACACCTTCCGCCGGCTGTTCGGCGAAGGCGCCTTCTCGGCCGGATTCGTGCCGCTCTTCTCGCAGCGTCTCCATGGCGAGAACGGCGCGGAAGAAGCCCGCAAATTCTCCGAGGAAGTGCTGGCGGTCTTCCTGCCGACGCTGATCATCTTCACGCTGGTGTTCCAGGTGATCATGGGGCCGTTCGTCGCGGCGCTGTCGGGCTATGTCGGCGACAAGCTCGAATTCACCACCTTCCTGACGCGGATCACCTTCCCCTATCTCCTGCTGATCAGCCTGGTCTCGCTCTTCTCGGGCATCCTCAACAGTCTGACGCGCTTCACCGCGGCCGCCTTCGCGCCGGCGCTCCTCAACCTGATGATGATGCTGGCGCTTCTGGTCGTTCCCGACGGCGGCAAGCCGAGCGCCACCGCGCTCGCGGTCGCGGTCACCGTCGGCGGCGTCATCCAGCTTGCCCTGCTGCTGATCGCGACCAAGCGGGCGGGCATCAGCCTGCGCCTTCGCCGCCCGCGCATGACCCCGGGCGTCCGGCAGTTCGTCCGCGTGGTCATCCCCGCGACGCTGGGCGCCGGCGTCTACCAGATCAGCGCCTTCATCGACACCTTCTTCCTCACCCGCCTCGGCACCGGCGCGCCGAGCTATTTCAATTTCGCCGACCGTCTGAACCAGCTTCCGCTGGGCGTCATCGGCGCCGCGCTCGGCACTGCCATCCTCCCGCAGATCAGCCGCCACGTCGGTGCAGGCGAACCCGACAAGGCCGCGACCATCCAGGCGCAGGCCGCCGAACTCGCCATGCTGCTCTGCCTCCCCGCCGCGCTGGCGCTATGCGCTGCCGCCGGGCCGCTGGTCGGCGCCTTGTTCCAGGGCGGGCGCTTCAGCGCCGAGGATACCGCCATCACCGCGCAGGTGCTGGCGATCATCGTGCTCGGGCTTCCCGCCTACGTTCTGGTCAAGGTGCTCACGCCGGGCTTCTATTCGCGCCAGGACACCGGAACGCCGGTCAAGATCGCGGCGCTGGTCCTGGTCGCCAACGTCGTCCTGAACTTCGCGCTCATCCCGGTCTTCGGGATTGCCGGCCTGTCGGCGGTGGTCGCCTTCACCAGCTGGCTCAACTGCGCCATCCTCTACGTGATCCTTCACCGCCGCGGCCATTTCCGCATGCCCGGCTGGCTCATGACCCGGATCCTGCGTCAGTTCCTCGCTGGCGGCGTGATGGTCGCGGCGATCTACGGGGTGCGACTGGTCATCGGCGACTGGTTCACCGGCGGCTTCGGCCACCGCATCCTCGGCCTCGGCGCGCTGATCGGTAGCGGCCTCGCGGTCTACTTCCCGCTGGTCTGGGTGCTCGGCGGCGTCGACAAGGAGGCGTTCCGCACGCTCCTGCGCCGCAAGAAGCCCGTGGCGGACGCCGGCTGA
- a CDS encoding DUF2141 domain-containing protein produces MSRISKLLGALALVVAMPAAAAPAGNDLRVELTGIRSAKGVVHLCLSGDPSRYLDCKGDKGALWRTVPAGQAGRFDLGAVKPGTYALLVVHDENNNGKLDMTLGIPREGFGFSNNPALRPRAPKWDEIRFTVPATASVQRIRVRYVL; encoded by the coding sequence ATGAGCCGAATTTCGAAGTTGTTGGGCGCGCTTGCGCTCGTCGTCGCCATGCCTGCCGCCGCGGCGCCGGCCGGGAACGATCTGCGGGTGGAACTGACCGGGATCCGCTCGGCCAAGGGCGTGGTGCACCTGTGCCTGTCGGGCGATCCTTCGCGCTACCTCGACTGCAAGGGCGACAAGGGCGCGCTGTGGCGGACAGTCCCCGCAGGCCAGGCGGGCCGGTTCGACCTCGGCGCGGTCAAGCCCGGCACCTATGCGCTGCTCGTCGTCCATGACGAGAACAACAACGGGAAGCTCGACATGACCCTCGGCATCCCGCGCGAGGGCTTCGGCTTTTCGAACAATCCCGCGCTGCGGCCACGAGCACCGAAGTGGGACGAGATCCGCTTCACCGTGCCGGCCACGGCCTCGGTGCAGCGGATCCGGGTCCGCTACGTCCTTTAG
- the secB gene encoding protein-export chaperone SecB gives MASDPLIAGANGSDDNSDAPQVAALAQYVKDLSVENPSSPQVFQWNEQPQLDVQFNIAVNKVADDVHEVVLKIDASARSAQGVHFVLDLSYAGIFGLRNLPEEQLAPFLLVEAPRLLFPFARQVVASSVQDAGFPPLMLDPIDFAAIYMAQIEQAAQAEGGEQPAGEPTVQ, from the coding sequence ATGGCTTCCGATCCTCTCATCGCCGGCGCCAACGGTTCCGACGACAATAGCGACGCTCCCCAGGTTGCCGCGCTGGCGCAATATGTGAAGGACCTGTCGGTCGAGAATCCGTCCTCGCCGCAGGTGTTCCAGTGGAACGAGCAGCCGCAGCTCGACGTCCAGTTCAACATCGCCGTGAACAAGGTCGCCGACGACGTCCACGAAGTGGTGCTCAAGATCGACGCCTCAGCCCGCTCGGCGCAGGGCGTGCACTTCGTCTTGGACCTCAGCTACGCCGGCATCTTCGGCCTGCGCAACCTGCCCGAGGAGCAGCTCGCGCCGTTCCTGCTGGTCGAGGCCCCGCGCCTCCTCTTCCCGTTCGCGCGCCAGGTCGTCGCCTCGTCCGTCCAGGACGCCGGCTTCCCGCCGCTGATGCTCGATCCCATCGACTTCGCCGCCATCTACATGGCGCAGATCGAGCAGGCCGCGCAGGCCGAGGGCGGCGAGCAGCCCGCCGGTGAGCCGACCGTTCAGTAA
- a CDS encoding DUF4136 domain-containing protein — MMFLKKIAAAALIGVASVGLSGCAMGLPAKVTRFQAMPAPQGQSFYVVPGEGLARGGGLEWSRYAALVSQQMQAQGYAVAPSPQAATMIVQLGYNVDKGTERVVVDNFGPRGYDPFYRSLYGRYDPFFGGYYGRPYYSRFGYYGAYRSPFFFGWDDPFWYGGPDVRQYTEYKSELDLDIRRRADNQQLFDGRAQARSTTDNTQVLVPNLIQAMFTGFPGRDGETVKITVPAQKKG, encoded by the coding sequence ATGATGTTCCTCAAGAAGATTGCCGCCGCCGCGCTGATCGGTGTCGCGTCGGTCGGCCTGTCGGGCTGTGCCATGGGCCTTCCTGCCAAGGTCACCCGCTTCCAGGCGATGCCGGCTCCGCAGGGCCAGAGCTTCTACGTCGTACCGGGCGAAGGCCTGGCGCGTGGCGGCGGGCTCGAATGGAGCCGCTACGCCGCGCTTGTCAGCCAGCAGATGCAGGCGCAGGGCTATGCCGTCGCGCCGAGCCCGCAGGCGGCGACCATGATCGTCCAGCTCGGTTACAACGTCGACAAGGGCACCGAGCGCGTCGTCGTCGATAATTTCGGGCCGCGCGGTTACGATCCCTTCTACCGCAGCCTCTACGGTCGCTACGACCCGTTCTTCGGCGGCTATTATGGCCGGCCCTATTACAGCCGCTTCGGCTATTATGGCGCCTACCGCTCGCCGTTCTTCTTCGGGTGGGACGACCCCTTCTGGTACGGCGGTCCGGACGTTCGCCAGTATACCGAGTACAAGTCGGAGCTGGATCTCGACATCCGTCGCCGCGCCGACAACCAGCAGCTGTTCGACGGCCGGGCGCAGGCGCGTTCCACCACCGACAACACGCAGGTGCTGGTTCCGAACCTGATCCAGGCGATGTTCACCGGCTTCCCGGGGCGCGACGGCGAAACGGTGAAGATCACGGTGCCGGCGCAGAAGAAGGGCTGA
- a CDS encoding lipopolysaccharide biosynthesis protein, with protein MSARLKRIGANASWLLLARGLQAVLSIAYLALVTRTLGVADFGRFGLVIAISGGIAGIVGFQTWQLVVRYGTERRERSDEDGVGHVVGFAAALDVVAAVLGTLAAVAAVLLLGPTLSLPPDLSWPAIGFCFAQLIAVRSTPTGILRLERRFKTAAAVDSVVPIVRFFGSGIAALLMPTITGFLIAWAAGEVICAIAYWRAALATQRMTLRPAALRQLARDEPSILRFAFLTNVSQTLGMTSKQVTLIVVGAFAGPAAAGIYRLAAQLAQSLVKLTQTVSRAAYAELVEAFNRGSDRKLLLELTGIAAVGALLMAGIAALFGEQIIHLIAGKQFEAAYVPIIILVCAAGFDLVGFAFEPALSARGEVGVAVRVLLITAIVQVLLLLVLLPRFGVIGGAWAALIGSAITMVLTGWRALRGTPKPQVERTA; from the coding sequence GTGAGCGCACGTCTCAAGCGGATCGGCGCCAACGCCAGCTGGCTGCTCCTCGCGCGCGGCCTGCAGGCGGTGCTGAGCATCGCCTATCTCGCCCTGGTGACACGCACGCTCGGAGTCGCGGATTTCGGGCGGTTCGGCCTCGTCATCGCCATTTCGGGCGGGATCGCGGGAATTGTCGGCTTCCAGACCTGGCAGCTGGTGGTGCGCTACGGGACCGAACGGCGCGAACGGAGCGACGAGGACGGGGTCGGCCATGTGGTCGGTTTCGCCGCCGCGCTCGACGTGGTCGCGGCGGTGCTGGGGACGCTCGCGGCGGTGGCCGCGGTGCTGCTGCTCGGCCCGACGCTGTCGCTTCCGCCCGACCTCAGCTGGCCCGCGATCGGCTTCTGTTTCGCGCAATTGATCGCGGTTCGCTCGACCCCGACCGGCATCCTGCGGCTCGAGCGGCGGTTCAAGACGGCGGCCGCGGTCGATTCGGTCGTCCCGATCGTCCGCTTTTTCGGTTCGGGCATCGCGGCGCTGCTGATGCCGACGATCACCGGCTTCCTGATCGCCTGGGCGGCGGGGGAAGTGATCTGCGCGATCGCCTACTGGCGCGCGGCCTTGGCCACCCAGAGAATGACGCTGCGTCCGGCGGCGCTACGGCAGCTCGCCCGCGACGAGCCGAGCATCCTTCGCTTCGCCTTCCTGACCAACGTCTCGCAAACGCTCGGCATGACCAGCAAGCAGGTGACGCTGATTGTGGTCGGGGCCTTTGCCGGCCCCGCGGCGGCGGGGATCTACCGGCTCGCGGCGCAGCTCGCGCAGTCGCTGGTCAAGCTCACGCAGACGGTGTCGCGCGCGGCCTATGCCGAGCTGGTCGAGGCGTTCAACCGGGGGAGCGACCGCAAGCTGCTGCTCGAACTGACCGGGATTGCAGCGGTCGGCGCGCTGCTGATGGCGGGGATCGCCGCCTTGTTCGGCGAGCAGATCATCCACCTGATCGCCGGCAAGCAGTTCGAGGCGGCCTATGTGCCGATCATCATCCTCGTCTGCGCGGCGGGCTTCGACCTTGTCGGATTCGCCTTCGAACCCGCGCTGAGCGCGCGCGGCGAGGTCGGGGTGGCGGTTCGGGTGCTGCTGATCACCGCGATCGTGCAGGTCCTGCTGCTGCTCGTCCTGCTTCCCCGCTTCGGGGTCATCGGCGGCGCCTGGGCCGCTCTTATCGGAAGCGCAATCACGATGGTGCTGACCGGGTGGCGGGCGTTGCGCGGGACGCCCAAGCCGCAAGTCGAACGGACGGCCTAA
- the trpS gene encoding tryptophan--tRNA ligase — MSTTPVTRVLSGIQPTGNLHLGNLLGAILRWVRMQDEAPCTFFLADLHSLSDHIPAEARRTQVRAMAAALIASGIDPKRSTLFAQSDVPAHAELCWILNGTARMGWLSRMTQWKDKSGKNKEGASVALFDYPVLQAADILLYQPSHVPVGEDQKQHIELTRDIAIKFNQDTGTETFTVPEPFVGGGVAARVMSLRDGSNKMSKSDPSDMSRVNLGDSDDEIAAKIRKARTDPEPLPGDPELLKERPEARNLVGILAAVTGESETAILARFEGQGFGAFKPVLAEALVALISPIRARYQELERDTPALDRILDEGAEQAIALAAPTLLAAKRAVGLSRR; from the coding sequence ATGAGCACCACCCCCGTCACCCGCGTCCTGTCGGGCATCCAGCCGACCGGCAACCTCCACCTCGGGAACCTGCTGGGCGCGATCCTGCGCTGGGTCCGGATGCAGGACGAGGCGCCCTGCACCTTCTTCCTCGCCGACCTCCACAGCCTGTCGGATCACATCCCGGCCGAGGCCCGCCGGACGCAGGTTCGCGCCATGGCGGCCGCGCTGATCGCCAGCGGGATCGACCCGAAGCGCTCGACCCTGTTCGCGCAGAGCGACGTGCCGGCGCATGCCGAGCTGTGCTGGATCCTGAACGGCACCGCGCGGATGGGCTGGCTTAGCCGGATGACCCAGTGGAAGGACAAGTCGGGCAAGAACAAGGAAGGGGCGAGCGTCGCCCTGTTCGACTATCCCGTCCTCCAGGCCGCCGACATCCTCCTCTACCAGCCGAGCCATGTGCCGGTCGGCGAGGACCAGAAGCAGCATATCGAGCTGACCCGCGACATCGCGATCAAGTTCAACCAGGACACCGGCACCGAGACCTTCACCGTGCCCGAGCCGTTCGTCGGCGGCGGGGTCGCGGCGCGGGTCATGTCCCTGCGCGATGGCAGCAACAAGATGAGCAAGTCCGATCCGTCGGACATGAGCCGCGTCAATCTCGGCGACAGCGACGACGAGATCGCCGCCAAGATCCGCAAGGCCCGGACCGATCCCGAGCCCCTCCCCGGCGATCCCGAATTGCTCAAGGAACGGCCCGAGGCGCGCAACCTCGTCGGCATCCTCGCCGCCGTCACGGGCGAGAGCGAAACCGCGATCCTCGCCCGGTTCGAAGGGCAAGGCTTCGGCGCGTTCAAGCCGGTACTCGCCGAAGCGCTCGTCGCGCTGATCAGCCCGATCCGCGCGCGCTACCAGGAGCTCGAGCGCGACACGCCGGCGCTCGACCGGATCCTCGACGAGGGCGCGGAACAGGCCATCGCGCTCGCCGCGCCGACCCTGCTCGCCGCCAAGCGCGCGGTCGGCCTGTCCCGCCGCTAG
- a CDS encoding BlaI/MecI/CopY family transcriptional regulator → MLNRLPPKERQIVDILYQQGAMTAADVTEALPSQVSGSAVRTMLKRLEDKGFVTRADSDRGFLYSPTVREETARKSALSEVVRVFFNGSPTSAASALLGMSDRIDTNELDALEKMIAEARKAKGN, encoded by the coding sequence GTGCTCAATCGCCTGCCGCCCAAGGAACGCCAGATCGTCGACATCCTCTACCAGCAGGGTGCGATGACGGCCGCCGACGTGACCGAAGCTTTGCCCAGCCAGGTCAGCGGCTCGGCGGTCCGGACGATGCTCAAGCGGCTCGAGGACAAGGGCTTCGTCACCCGCGCCGACAGCGACCGCGGCTTCCTCTACAGCCCGACCGTGCGCGAGGAGACCGCACGCAAGTCGGCACTGAGCGAAGTCGTCCGGGTCTTCTTCAACGGCTCGCCGACCAGCGCCGCCAGTGCCCTCCTCGGCATGTCCGACCGGATCGACACCAACGAGCTCGACGCGCTCGAGAAGATGATCGCGGAAGCCCGCAAGGCGAAGGGGAACTGA
- a CDS encoding TonB-dependent receptor plug domain-containing protein yields MSRALFRSALLAGAILTPTLARAVPPSATDTGAIVYTPADFARFAPRTALDMLNQLPGFTIRSEDGGRGLGQATENVLINGQRVANKSGGAIDELQRTNAASVERIELVDAARLGIAGLSGQVANVVLKAEKKGQGQFEWKPQIRAHYAYPRIINGSASWSDKAGPFDYKLSVQTQGGRGAFGGPITITDGAGNVIERRSERFRALSELPRFAATTKIDGWGSSEGNVTLAYTPYWTHSDITDRRVRADGDNRTRFTKQRQSNGSVFDANADYSFALGPGRLKVIGVHKFDHEPTDTVQTTRFDSGRPDEGVRFFRLARISETIGRAEYDWKIGRNSFQLSLERADNRLDQRGRLSLLDPAGNFVEQEFPGGSGIVQERRYESLLTFSRALSPKLDVQLVGGGEISKLKRVDGNLPARKFFRPKGSLTLGWRPSAPWDVSLKFNRKVGQISFYDFLSQPRLAEDRQNSGNPDLVPPQSWEAELEVGRKLGPWGQTRLRAFRHWITDIIDIIPIGEDGDGVGNLPRASETGFEWTSTFTLDPMGFKGAKLDTGLFVQRTRVRDPLTGDLRPISGSQKLGINVGLRHDIPGSKWAWGVSANHNVSARDYYLNEIGHGWEGPWFDEWFVENKDVAGLKVRATVVNLSNARHRNDRLVYAGRRNVSPLLFRQQNNQLIGPIFMLSVQGSF; encoded by the coding sequence ATGTCGCGTGCCTTGTTCCGTTCCGCACTCCTTGCCGGGGCGATCCTTACCCCGACGCTCGCCCGCGCGGTCCCGCCGTCCGCGACCGACACGGGCGCGATCGTCTACACGCCGGCCGATTTCGCCCGCTTCGCCCCGCGTACCGCGCTCGACATGCTCAATCAGCTTCCGGGCTTCACCATCCGCAGCGAGGATGGCGGCCGCGGGCTCGGCCAGGCGACCGAGAACGTCCTCATCAACGGCCAGCGCGTCGCCAACAAGTCGGGCGGCGCGATCGACGAACTCCAGCGCACCAATGCCGCCAGCGTCGAGCGGATCGAGCTGGTCGACGCCGCCCGCCTCGGGATCGCGGGCCTCTCGGGCCAGGTCGCCAATGTCGTCCTCAAAGCCGAGAAGAAGGGCCAGGGCCAGTTCGAATGGAAGCCGCAGATCCGCGCGCATTACGCCTATCCGCGGATCATCAACGGCTCGGCGAGCTGGTCCGACAAGGCCGGACCCTTCGACTACAAGCTGTCGGTGCAGACGCAGGGCGGGCGCGGCGCCTTCGGCGGGCCGATCACGATCACCGACGGTGCCGGCAACGTCATCGAGCGCCGCAGCGAACGCTTCCGGGCGCTGTCCGAGCTCCCCCGCTTCGCCGCCACCACCAAGATCGATGGCTGGGGGTCGTCCGAGGGCAACGTCACCCTCGCCTACACGCCCTACTGGACCCATTCCGACATCACCGACCGCCGGGTCCGTGCCGACGGCGACAATCGCACCCGCTTCACCAAGCAGCGGCAGAGCAACGGCAGCGTGTTCGACGCCAATGCCGATTACAGCTTCGCGCTCGGGCCGGGCCGCCTCAAGGTGATCGGAGTTCACAAGTTCGACCACGAACCCACCGACACCGTCCAGACCACGCGCTTCGACAGCGGCCGACCCGACGAGGGCGTGCGCTTCTTTCGCCTCGCCCGCATTTCCGAGACGATCGGCCGCGCCGAATATGACTGGAAGATCGGCCGCAACAGTTTCCAGCTCTCGCTCGAGCGCGCCGACAACCGGCTCGACCAGCGTGGCCGCCTGTCGCTGCTCGACCCCGCCGGCAACTTCGTCGAGCAGGAGTTTCCCGGCGGCTCGGGGATCGTCCAGGAGCGCCGCTACGAATCGCTCCTGACCTTCAGCCGCGCGCTCTCGCCCAAGCTCGACGTTCAGCTCGTCGGCGGCGGCGAGATCTCGAAGCTCAAGCGGGTCGACGGCAACCTCCCCGCCCGCAAATTCTTCCGCCCCAAGGGCAGCCTGACGCTGGGCTGGCGGCCGAGCGCGCCGTGGGATGTCAGCCTCAAATTCAATCGCAAGGTCGGCCAGATCAGCTTCTACGACTTCCTCTCGCAGCCGCGGCTCGCCGAGGACCGCCAGAACAGCGGCAACCCCGACCTCGTGCCCCCGCAGAGCTGGGAAGCCGAGCTCGAAGTGGGCCGCAAGCTCGGGCCATGGGGCCAGACGCGGCTTCGTGCCTTCCGTCACTGGATCACCGACATCATCGACATCATTCCGATCGGCGAGGATGGCGACGGCGTCGGCAACCTCCCGCGCGCGAGCGAGACCGGGTTCGAATGGACCAGCACCTTCACCCTCGACCCGATGGGCTTCAAGGGCGCCAAGCTCGACACCGGCCTGTTCGTCCAGCGCACCCGCGTGCGCGATCCGCTGACCGGCGACCTCCGACCGATCAGCGGCAGCCAGAAGCTCGGGATCAACGTCGGGTTGCGCCACGACATCCCGGGCAGCAAATGGGCCTGGGGGGTCAGCGCCAACCATAATGTCAGCGCCAGGGACTATTATCTCAACGAGATCGGCCACGGCTGGGAAGGCCCGTGGTTCGACGAATGGTTCGTCGAAAACAAGGACGTCGCCGGGCTCAAGGTCCGCGCAACCGTCGTGAACCTCTCCAACGCGCGGCATCGCAACGACCGGCTCGTCTACGCCGGGCGGCGCAACGTCTCGCCGCTGCTCTTCCGGCAGCAGAACAACCAGCTCATCGGACCGATCTTCATGCTCTCGGTCCAGGGAAGCTTCTAA
- a CDS encoding M56 family metallopeptidase: MEQLIAFALKSLLIAGVTLGLLHLLRHRSASERSMVAHFGLLALLLLPIGSMFLPQLVVHQTFTAPAAGTVTAPTIAETAAVMATSPAPLTPAESFALTDLWPLAYGLPVAVLLAITFLAVLRLLTLRARSSVLLEPTWLTALAQAQHRMDFKHGTALLTSKDLKSPISWGVMSPVILLNEEALEAKGEAEAIIAHELAHVRGMDWAKLLLARAVSAIHWFNPLVWILAREAHQLREETADDAVLAADVAGPDYAQLLVGVARHECRGLLIGAHGVAPSKSSLSRRVRRVLDGSLPRTPAARGFAAGIALGVVGTAAPLAALTLSPAQGTAADQRYAVSAPAPQQSLPAVVARSVAGAAAITSQAVAANVSAAITGKAAPSADLERQLKTQIAQELAAAEAPEPPEVAYGGPLPPRAPRTPRSPKQAELDRAVDQAVANRALGVTAQYAAEIRAAVPGVTIADDDMLALKAVGVSPQWLAEMRRAGYSVRDVDDLAGARAVGVSPAYVADLASAGIRNVGLEDLTAMRALGVTGAYVRQLRASGQTNLTPDRIVTLRANGFAAEALRWGHKPPRAPKTPEPPEAPEPDEPDEPGN, encoded by the coding sequence ATGGAACAGCTGATCGCCTTTGCGCTGAAATCGCTGCTGATCGCCGGAGTGACGCTCGGCCTCCTCCACCTTCTTCGCCACCGCTCCGCCTCCGAACGCTCCATGGTGGCCCATTTCGGCCTGCTGGCGCTGCTGCTGCTGCCGATCGGCTCGATGTTCCTGCCGCAACTCGTCGTCCACCAGACGTTCACGGCGCCGGCCGCCGGGACCGTCACCGCTCCCACGATCGCCGAGACCGCGGCGGTGATGGCGACGTCGCCCGCGCCGCTCACCCCGGCGGAAAGCTTCGCGCTCACCGACCTGTGGCCGCTCGCCTACGGCCTGCCGGTCGCGGTCCTGCTCGCGATCACCTTCCTTGCGGTCTTGCGCCTGCTGACCCTCCGCGCCCGCTCGTCGGTGCTGCTCGAGCCCACCTGGCTCACCGCGCTGGCCCAGGCGCAGCACCGGATGGACTTCAAGCACGGCACCGCGCTGCTCACCAGCAAGGACCTCAAGTCGCCGATCAGCTGGGGTGTCATGAGCCCGGTCATCCTCCTCAACGAGGAAGCGCTCGAGGCGAAGGGCGAGGCCGAGGCGATCATCGCCCACGAGCTCGCCCACGTCCGCGGCATGGACTGGGCCAAGCTGCTGCTCGCCCGCGCGGTCAGCGCCATCCACTGGTTCAATCCGCTCGTCTGGATCCTCGCCCGCGAAGCGCACCAGCTGCGCGAAGAGACCGCCGACGACGCCGTTCTGGCCGCCGACGTCGCCGGTCCCGATTATGCCCAGCTACTCGTCGGGGTCGCCCGCCACGAATGCCGTGGCCTGTTGATCGGCGCGCATGGGGTCGCCCCCTCGAAAAGCAGCCTGTCGCGCCGGGTTCGCCGGGTCCTCGACGGCAGCCTTCCCCGCACGCCGGCCGCGCGCGGCTTTGCCGCCGGGATCGCGCTGGGCGTCGTCGGCACCGCCGCGCCGCTCGCCGCGCTCACCCTGTCACCCGCGCAAGGCACCGCCGCTGACCAGCGCTATGCCGTGAGCGCCCCGGCCCCGCAGCAGTCGCTTCCGGCCGTGGTCGCCCGTTCGGTGGCCGGCGCCGCCGCGATCACCAGCCAGGCGGTCGCCGCCAACGTCAGCGCCGCCATCACCGGCAAGGCCGCGCCCTCCGCCGACCTCGAACGCCAACTCAAGACGCAGATCGCGCAGGAATTGGCAGCGGCCGAAGCCCCCGAGCCGCCCGAAGTCGCCTACGGCGGCCCCCTCCCGCCCCGCGCGCCGCGCACCCCGCGGTCGCCGAAGCAGGCCGAACTCGACCGCGCCGTCGACCAGGCCGTCGCCAATCGCGCGCTCGGCGTCACCGCCCAATATGCCGCCGAGATCCGCGCCGCGGTGCCGGGCGTCACGATCGCCGACGACGACATGCTGGCGCTCAAGGCTGTCGGGGTCAGCCCGCAATGGCTCGCCGAGATGCGCCGCGCCGGCTACAGCGTGCGCGACGTCGACGACCTCGCCGGCGCCCGCGCGGTGGGGGTCTCGCCCGCCTATGTCGCCGACCTGGCATCCGCCGGCATCCGCAACGTCGGGCTCGAGGACCTGACCGCGATGCGCGCCCTCGGAGTCACCGGCGCCTATGTCCGCCAGCTTCGCGCATCGGGACAGACCAACCTCACCCCCGACCGGATCGTCACGCTCCGCGCCAACGGCTTTGCCGCCGAAGCGCTGCGGTGGGGCCATAAGCCGCCGCGCGCGCCGAAGACGCCCGAACCGCCCGAGGCACCGGAGCCCGACGAGCCGGACGAGCCCGGCAACTAA